Proteins encoded by one window of Rhodamnia argentea isolate NSW1041297 chromosome 6, ASM2092103v1, whole genome shotgun sequence:
- the LOC115734420 gene encoding violaxanthin de-epoxidase, chloroplastic — MALAVASSICLFRDETISAASIAVSILADRSSHMKLLCCHGKTRVTTWTGMKMMRRLETRCSLESHCRSESSCSGLPLPRKEEVSSLRGSRSRVPKVTGSAREIFHLVREWSQQHFTKLAALAACTFLIIPSAEAVDALKTCTCLLKECRIELAKCIANPSCAANVACLQTCNNRPDETECQIKCGDLFENSVVDEFNECAVSRKKCVPRKSDVGEFPVPDPAVLVKSFNIADFSGKWFISSGLNPTFDTFDCQLHEFHTESNKLVGNLSWRIRTPDSGFFTRTTVQRFVQDPEQPGILYNHDNEYLHYQDDWYILSSKTENKPDDYIFVYYQGRNDAWDGYGGAVVYTRSAVLPDSIIPELDRAAKSVGRDFKDFIRTDNTCGPEPPLVERIEKTVEEGEKTIEREVEQIEDEVQKVGKTEMGLFQRLTEGFKELRQDEENFLRGLSEEEMELLNELKMGATEVEKLFGEALPLRKLR, encoded by the exons ATGGCATTGGCTGTTGCTAGCTCCATCTGTCTGTTCCGCGACGAGACCATCAGTGCTGCATCTATTGCAGTTAGCATTTTGGCTGATAGAAGTTCTCATATGAAGTTGCTGTGTTGTCACGGCAAAACTCGAGTGACAACGTGGACGggcatgaagatgatgaggcgCTTGGAAACGAGATGCTCTCTAGAGAGCCATTGTCGTTCCGAATCAAGTTGTTCTGGTTTGCCGTTGCCGAGGAAAGAGGAAGTTTCTTCATTGCGCGGAAGTCGTTCAAGAGTGCCTAAG GTAACTGGGAGTGCACGGGAGATATTTCATTTAGTGAGAGAATGGAGTCAGCAACACTTCACGAAACTAGCTGCTTTAGCTGCATGCACATTCTTGATAATTCCCTCTGCTGAGGCAGTTGATGCTCTCAAAACCTGCACTTGCTTGCTAAAAGAGTGCAG GATAGAACTGGCCAAGTGCATTGCAAATCCATCATGTGCTGCGAATGTTGCTTGTCTCCAGACGTGCAACAATCGGCCTGACGAGACTGAATGCCAG atcaaGTGTGGGGATCTCTTTGAAAATAGTGTCGTGGATGAATTCAATGAATGTGCAGTTTCGAGGAAGAAGTGTGTACCTCGGAAATCTGATGTTGGAGAATTTCCTGTCCCTGATCCTGCTGTTCTTGTTAAGAGCTTCAACATAGCAGATTTCAGTGGGAAGTGGTTCATTTCCAGTGGCTTAAATCCCACCTTTGACACTTTCGATTgccaattgcatgaatttcatACAGAATCTAACAAGCTCGTGGGCAATTTGTCGTGGAGGATACGCACTCCAGATAGTGGGTTCTTCACCCGAACAACTGTACAGAGATTTGTACAGGATCCTGAACAGCCCGGGATATTATACAATCACGATAATGAATATCTTCATTATCAAGATGACTG GTATATACTGTCATCCAAGACAGAAAACAAGCCAGATGATTACATATTTGTATACTATCAGGGCAGGAATGATGCATGGGATGGGTACGGAGGAGCTGTTGTATACACAAGAAGTGCGGTTTTGCCAGACAGTATCATACCAGAACTCGACAGAGCTGCGAAAAGCGTAGGAAGGGACTTCAAAGACTTCATCCGAACTGATAATACTTGCGGGCCCGAGCCGCCTCTTGTGGAGAGAATAGAGAAGACAGTGGAGGAAGGCGAGAAGACTATCGAGAGGGAGGTCGAGCAGATTGAAGACGAGGTACAGAAAGTGGGAAAGACTGAAATGGGTTTGTTTCAGAGGTTGACTGAAGGGTTTAAAGAGCTCAGACAAGATGAGGAGAACTTCTTGAGAGGCCTCAGTGAAGAGGAAATGGAGTTAttgaatgagctgaaaatgGGAGCGACTGAAGTTGAGAAGCTCTTTGGAGAAGCATTGCCGCTCCGGAAGCTAAGGTAG
- the LOC115734347 gene encoding cation/H(+) antiporter 19, producing MAANVTATVCPAPMKATSNGSFQGDSPLDYALPLVILQICLVVAFTRFLALILRPLRQPRVIAEIIGGILLGPSALGRSEKFLHTVFPKSSMTVLDTLANIGLLYFLFLVGLELDIRSIKRTGKKALLIALAGISLPFILGIGTSVVLRATISKGVSQGPFLVFMGVALSITAFPVLARILAELKLLTTDVGRIAMSAAAVNDVAAWILLALAIALSGSNTSPLVSLWVLLCGIAFVLLAIFGLNPALAWMARRSHEGEPVKELYICITLSLVLAAGFVTDTIGIHALFGAFVVGIVMPKDGPFAGVLIEKIEDLVSGLLLPLYFVSSGLKTNVATIQGAQSWGLLVLVIFTACFGKIAGTMSVSLLCKVPFKEAVTLGFLMNTKGLVELIVLNIGKDRKVLNDQTFAVLVLMALFTTFITTPIVTAVYKPARRGVPYKHRTIRRKDLDTELRLLVCFHSTRNIPTMINLIESSRGIRKRGRLSVYAMHLMELSERSSAISMVHKARRNGLPFWNKVRDDQDQMVIAFEAYQQLSSVSVRPMTAISPLGTIHEDICTSAHQKRSAMILLPFHKHQRLDGVMESLGHSFQDVNKRVLRYAPCSVGILVDRGLGGTTQVSASEVSYSIVVPFFGGCDDREALAFGVRMAEHPGIVLNVMKFVFPPGTAVVAQDTRDDDDSPNDDDPSLTASKNESITYEEMTVATKEDIVAALNSKSKCNLFIVGIMAPNVPVLADRTSDCPELGHVGSYLASSGFSTTASVLVVRQYNPLGSLHPLVEEQANADVYDVPDTPVGYQSGGINMV from the exons ATGGCGGCCAATGTGACGGCGACGGTTTGTCCCGCGCCGATGAAGGCGACGTCCAACGGGTCGTTCCAGGGCGACAGCCCCCTGGATTACGCGCTTCCTCTGGTCATCCTTCAGATATGCCTCGTCGTGGCCTTCACGAGATTCCTTGCATTGATTCTCAGGCCTCTCAGACAACCGAGGGTCATTGCGGAGATCATT GGTGGAATCTTGCTTGGGCCTTCGGCATTAGGAAGAAGCGAGAAATTCCTGCACACAGTTTTCCCGAAAAGCAGCATGACCGTCCTCGACACCCTCGCAAACATAGGCCTCCTCTACTTCTTATTCTTGGTCGGACTCGAGCTCGACATCCGTTCCATCAAGAGAACCGGCAAGAAAGCCCTACTAATTGCCTTAGCCGGTATCAGCCTCCCTTTCATCCTAGGAATCGGCACGTCTGTGGTCCTTCGGGCCACGATCTCCAAAGGAGTGAGCCAAGGCCCGTTCCTCGTCTTCATGGGTGTGGCCCTATCCATCACGGCCTTTCCCGTCCTGGCGCGCATACTTGCCGAGCTCAAGCTCCTAACCACCGACGTGGGCCGCATAGCCATGTCTGCAGCTGCCGTGAATGATGTCGCGGCGTGGATCCTGCTCGCACTCGCCATAGCCCTCTCAGGCAGCAACACGTCCCCGCTGGTCTCCCTGTGGGTCCTGCTCTGTGGGATTGCGTTTGTGTTATTGGCAATCTTTGGCCTCAATCCGGCACTCGCCTGGATGGCACGCAGGTCACACGAGGGTGAGCCCGTGAAGGAACTCTACATATGCATCACACTGTCCCTCGTGCTGGCTGCAGGCTTCGTGACGGACACCATCGGCATACATGCACTCTTCGGGGCTTTCGTGGTGGGCATTGTCATGCCTAAGGACGGGCCATTCGCCGGGGTCCTGATCGAGAAGATAGAGGACCTTGTGTCGGGGCTCCTCCTGCCACTCTACTTTGTGTCGAGCGGATTGAAGACAAATGTCGCGACAATACAAGGAGCGCAGTCCTGGGGGTTATTGGTGCTTGTCATTTTCACAGCTTGCTTTGGGAAAATTGCAGGGACAATGTCTGTTTCATTGTTGTGCAAGGTGCCATTTAAGGAAGCTGTCACTCTTGGGTTCCTGATGAACACCAAGGGTTTGGTGGAGCTCATTGTGCTCAACATTGGCAAGGACAGGAAG GTGCTGAATGATCAGACATTTGCAGTCTTAGTTCTAATGGCCTTATTCACCACCTTCATCACAACCCCAATAGTGACGGCTGTGTACAAACCGGCCAGGAGAGGAGTGCCGTACAAGCACCGGACGATCCGGCGGAAGGACCTCGACACCGAGCTCCGGCTGCTGGTCTGCTTCCACAGCACGCGCAACATCCCTACCATGATCAACCTCATCGAGTCGTCCCGCGGCATTCGAAAGAGGGGCCGCCTCAGCGTCTACGCCATGCACCTCATGGAGCTCTCAGAGCGGTCCTCAGCCATTTCCATGGTGCACAAGGCGCGGAGGAATGGCCTCCCGTTTTGGAACAAAGTTCGCGACGACCAGGACCAGATGGTGATAGCGTTCGAGGCCTACCAGCAGCTCAGTTCGGTCTCCGTGCGCCCCATGACCGCTATATCCCCTCTCGGTACCATCCACGAAGACATCTGCACAAGCGCGCACCAGAAGCGGTCCGCAATGATCTTGCTTCCATTCCACAAGCACCAGAGGTTGGATGGTGTGATGGAGTCACTGGGCCACTCCTTCCAAGATGTGAACAAGAGGGTCCTACGCTATGCGCCGTGCTCGGTTGGGATTCTTGTGGACCGCGGCCTAGGAGGCACAACCCAAGTCTCCGCCAGCGAAGTCTCGTACTCGATCGTCGTGCCCTTTTTTGGAGGCTGTGATGATCGCGAGGCACTTGCCTTCGGGGTTCGCATGGCAGAGCATCCTGGGATTGTGCTCAATGTCATGAAGTTTGTTTTCCCTCCAGGAACTGCGGTTGTAGCACAAGATACTAGGGACGATGATGATAGCCCCAACGACGATGATCCGTCATTGACTGCCAGCAAAAATGAGTCTATTACCTATGAGGAGATGACTGTGGCAACTAAGGAAGACATAGTTGCGGCATTAAATTCGAAGAGCAAGTGCAATCTGTTTATAGTGGGAATTATGGCTCCCAATGTGCCGGTATTGGCGGACCGGACGAGTGATTGTCCGGAATTGGGCCACGTCGGGAGCTATTTGGCCTCGTCGGGCTTCTCGACCACTGCATCAGTTCTGGTGGTTCGACAGTATAATCCGTTGGGGAGTCTTCACCCGCTGGTGGAGGAACAGGCGAATGCAGATGTCTATGACGTGCCAGATACACCAGTTGGATATCAGTCCGGTGGCATTAATATGGTCTAA
- the LOC115734348 gene encoding probable receptor-like protein kinase At1g11050, whose translation MERHSSRKPRFGSWKQHVCGQGYSNRGRRSQGRRSSITAPPPSTLRKFQSFFSSDVRVSDPTGVSLLWPNAHCAGEEMEARGRVLQLCLFGFTALLVRSTLSDPFPAPSPDQACPLSSFQYKPGVECIGVPEKTTYWGSYPTTLCCGNVLKALSQSLALHASNTSDIFLDGGQWSDCSEHLLQPLSPPANSCRFDNLFDGRSQCSSFSLSFIDRQEPYRAAQRNCSNFNPSFDDVCKDCISAIVTARDSILSLLQANDNDTERAICGVAVITSLASGKVGNSSAMEDFYRCLPALDKPDPGYIKVKSSTVKVVVAVLIAAIGLTLVISLVKHVTGNNKPPTPAQLKEMKTWSGLYRFSRAEIENAINYRNEKKCLGRGSAGQVYKGVLPSGQVVAIKHIYKSNTSDSFRREVEGLSRVRHPNLVCLFGYCNEGGEQYLVYEYCPAGNLASHLLRKDTVLTWERRVKILRECALGLRYLHHYIDGCIVHRDIKLTNILLTENMEPKLSDFGLARILNMEESKVFTDVRGTIGYMDPEYMSNAKLTCASDIYSFGIVALQLLSGQKVIDLDLEARDQLTRKARDVSMGKRPLEDFEDPRLNGNINKADFESILQVAVFCVAKDSKDRPTIDMFFDELEKAWKNTVAEVSSDILQPLV comes from the exons ATGGAGAG ACATTCCTCGAGGAAACCAAGGTTCGGCAGCTGGAAGCAGCACGTATGCGGGCAAGGATATTCCAACAGGGGTCGACGATCACAAGGAAGAAGATCATCTATAACTGCACCGCCTCCCTCGACTCTTCGAAAGTTTCAGTCGTTTTTCTCCAGTGACGTCCGAGTGTCAGACCCGACTGGAGTCAGTCTTCTGTGGCCAAATGCACATTGCGCTGGAGAAGAAATGGAGGCTAGAGGACGTGTGTTGCAGCTGTGTCTGTTCGGCTTCACCGCTTTGCTCGTTCGCAGCACCTTAAGTGATCCATTCCCGGCACCTTCACCTGATCAAG CCTGTCCACTGAGCTCGTTCCAGTATAAGCCGGGGGTCGAATGCATCGGCGTCCCAGAAAAGACCACTTACTGGGGTAGCTACCCGACGACGCTTTGCTGCGGAAATGTCCTCAAGGCTTTGTCCCAATCCCTAGCTCTTCACGCAAGCAACACGAGCGACATCTTTCTCGACGGAGGCCAGTGGAGCGACTGTAGCGAACATTTACTCCAGCCACTGTCCCCGCCGGCTAATTCATGTCGCTTCGACAATCTCTTCGACGGACGGAGCCAGTGCTCCAGCTTCTCGCTATCATTCATCGACAGGCAGGAACCATATAGAGCAGCACAGCGTAATTGCTCAAACTTCAACCCTTCATTCGACGATGTCTGCAAGGATTGCATCAGTGCAATAGTGACGGCAAGGGACAGCATACTGAGTCTTTTACAGGCAAATGACAATGATACAGAAAGGGCAATTTGTGGGGTGGCTGTTATTACTTCTCTAGCCTCTGGGAAAGTGGGGAATTCCTCGGCCATGGAGGACTTCTACAGATGTCTGCCTGCTCTAGACAAGCCAG ATCCAGGTTACATCAAAGTCAAAA GTTCCACGGTGAAAGTAGTAGTGGCGGTGCTGATCGCAGCCATCGGACTGACGCTGGTCATTTCACTGGTAAAACACGTGACTGGGAACAACAAACCTCCTACACCGGCTCAGCTAAAGGAGATGAAAACGTGGTCAGGCCTCTACAGATTCTCAAGGGCAGAGATCGAAAATGCAATTAACTACCGTAACGAAAAGAAATGCCTCGGCCGAGGAAGTGCAGGCCAGGTCTACAAAGGCGTCTTGCCAAGCGGACAAGTTGTAGCCATAAAACACATATACAAGAGCAACACGTCCGACTCTTTCAGGCGGGAAGTGGAAGGTCTTTCGAGGGTCCGACATCCAAATTTAGTATGTCTCTTCGGCTACTGCAACGAAGGTGGCGAGCAGTACCTGGTCTACGAATATTGCCCTGCCGGGAATCTAGCTTCTCATTTACTAA GGAAAGACACTGTCTTGACATGGGAAAGGAGAGTGAAAATCCTAAGGGAATGCGCTTTGGGCCTGAGATATCTCCACCACTACATAGACGGCTGCATCGTTCATAGGGATATTAAG CTTACCAACATTCTTTTGACTGAGAACATGGAACCAAAGCTCTCGGATTTTGGGCTGGCAAGAATCCTGAACATGGAGGAGAGCAAAGTTTTTACTGATGTCAGAGGAACGATAGGCTACATGGATCCAGAGTATATGAGCAATGCAAAGCTAACCTGTGCCAGTGATATTTACAGTTTTGGTATTGTCGCACTCCAACTTCTTTCAGGACAAAAAGTTATTGACCTTGATCTTGAGGCCAGAGATCAGCTGACAAGGAAG GCAAGGGATGTCAGCATGGGCAAACGGCCACTAGAGGATTTTGAGGACCCTCGACTAAACGGAAACATCAATAAGGCGGACTTTGAGTCCATCTTGCAAGTTGCTGTCTTCTGCGTTGCTAAGGACAGCAAAGATCGGCCCACAATTGATATGTTCTTCGACGAGCTCGAGAAGGCTTGGAAGAACACAGTTGCCGAGGTAAGCAGCGACATTTTACAGCCCTTAGTCTGA